The window GCATTAGGGGCTTTGTTGTTAATCGCTAGCAATGTAATTATAAAGAAATTCCCATTTTTTATGAAATATTCAATTCCTAGTCCGGTTATCGGCGGGTTTATGTTTTCTATTGTAATGTGGATAGCTTATCAATTTAATATTGTAGAGCTTAATTTTGATAACACATTATATGATTTATCAATGTATATATTTTTCGTCACAATAGGCTTAATGACGGGTGTTAAATTATTAGTGAGTGGTGGAAAAATATTACTGATTTATATGGTGATTTGCTGGGGCTTGGCATTTATGCAAAATGGCGTCAGTATTGGTTTATCGTATGTTTTAGATATTGAGCCACTAGTTGCTATGATGGCAGGCCAAGCCTCGATGCAAGGTGGTCATGGTATGGCGGCATCTTTAGCACCGCTGATTGAGTCCTTTGGTCACAACCAAGCCCTGAATGTTGGGTTAGCGGCTTCGACCTTTGGTTTGATTGCAGGGTCAATTCTAGGTGGGCCTGTTGGGAACTGGTTAATCCAAAGAAATAAATTAAAGATTGAAACTGACCATGTTGATTTAGAAAATTTAGCGGAAAGTAACGATACTGAGGATAAAATTACAGCTCAACAATGTATTATTACAGGTGCAGTTATTTTAAGCGTACTCGCTATCGGAATGCCGACAGCAAAATGGATAAGCACAGTAACAGGGTTTACTATTCCTG is drawn from Providencia huaxiensis and contains these coding sequences:
- a CDS encoding sodium/glutamate symporter, which produces MITFTALGALLLIASNVIIKKFPFFMKYSIPSPVIGGFMFSIVMWIAYQFNIVELNFDNTLYDLSMYIFFVTIGLMTGVKLLVSGGKILLIYMVICWGLAFMQNGVSIGLSYVLDIEPLVAMMAGQASMQGGHGMAASLAPLIESFGHNQALNVGLAASTFGLIAGSILGGPVGNWLIQRNKLKIETDHVDLENLAESNDTEDKITAQQCIITGAVILSVLAIGMPTAKWISTVTGFTIPGHIFSLFIGVIFHSINERKPMIKISRNTVVLFSTLSLEMFLVMAMMKLKLWELYELALPLTIILISQVITTILVAIFVVYRALGKNYDAAVMSAGFIGHGLGATPNGLVVMDAICNKYGLFSRKAFIIIPIAGTVLTDIVGVPLFVFLANTFGG